AGCAAATATTTAATAAATTTTATTTTTATTCTTCTTCAATTCTTTCCTGAATAAACACTTATGTACTTTCACTCGTAACCAATGTGCAGGAATGAATACCAGAGAACTTCTTATCAGGCTTCAAAAAGACAGCAGAAGCATCAGCAATGCAGATATAAGTCTTGCACGAGCTTATGCAATGGAAGCTGTGGAAAATGTTCCAGAGCCTTACAAAACTATCTATTCAGCCGATTATTTTGTGTTTCTCTATGAGAGTTTTCTGGAAATCCGAAAATGCAGACCGGATGAAATTGTGATACAGGAAATCGATTCGGCAGACTATGAAGCGGCTCTTAGCAGCATAAAAGAGAAAAATGATACAAATGACCGGAAAAGCGATGCTATGAACCGGTTTATCAGTATCGTTCACATCTACCTTACTTTCATAGTCAAAAAACCATTACATCCGGTGGGGATGATCTTTCCCGGTGGTTTGAAGATAACAGAGGATGGAACTTTTTATTATTGTCCGGTCAAGGATAAACAAACAGATACCGGTATTTCGTTCTGTGAGTTCTGTATCTGTAAGGACAGTGAAGAGAGTAAAGAATAGAATTGATAAGTTGAATAACTTGAATAATCCCGAAGGGCACGGCGAAGCCGGCACTTTCCTATCAGAATATATAATATATCTGCATGATGTCCTTGAACACTTTCTTCACAGGACTTCATAGAATTCTGTATTACTGTAATTATCAAATGACTAATATTCTGTATGACATGATCGGAATGTGCCGCCTTCGGCGGATGGTTGCTTTGTTTTTAGACTAAAACTTCTTTTTTCTTCACTAAAAACAAAATCAAAAATAGGAGGTAGGGCCTGAATTAGGAAAGATATTCAGGCTTTAAATGACAGTGCTTTTGTTGGGCATGCTGTTATGCATCTTCCGCACTTGATGCAGTCCGGCTTTTCGTTGTTAGTGTGAACATCGAGCTGCATTGGGCAGACCTTCTCGCACTTGTTACAGTCTACGCATTTTGAATCGTCGGTCTGGAGCTGGTACTTGCTTCCGCCGATGATGTTTTGTACAGTTCCCATTGGGCAGAATGTACACCATGTACGGGGACTGAATGTAGTTCCTGCGACCAGTGCAATTGAGGTTGTAACCAGGCACATGATTACGAAAACCATGCCTATCTGGTTTATCAGTCCCTTGGTGCTGAGGAGTCTGTAGCCCATAAATCCCATCATAAGCATGAATATGGGGATTCTGACCCAGTAGCTTCTAAGTATTTTTGGTATTTTCTGACTGCGGCTAATTTTCCCAACCCAGAAGTCATTGAAACTTCCTCTGGGGCAGAGGTTTCCGCAGAACCATCTTCCGCGGGAAATGCTTGTAATAAGCAGTGTTGCAAATACCAGCAGCAGGAAATATCCCAGAAGCGGGAACCAGAGTCCTGCAATGGATACGATAACGACAAGGATTCCAAGATATGGAGTAATTTTCAGCACGTTTTCATCCTCTATTATAAATATGAAATTCAGTTGAGTTCAGTTTGTTCTAGTTAATTCCAGTTTAGTCTGGTCTACTCTAGTTAGATCTAGTTGCTTCTATCACTGGTTTTCATCAGCCCATGACTGCAATTCGCTGTCCACTCTCTTGACCCAGCTATTGACGATCTCCATGATGAGCTCATGAATGTCTTTCTTGCTGCGTATCTTGTACACGAAGAAGTATCCTCCGCCGTCCATGTTATTCTGGGAACGGATGAGTATCTTTCTTTCGTAGAGTTTCTTCACACTTCTCTGGACAGTTGAAAGGTTAAGTTCAAGTTCTTCTGCAATCTTTTCTGTAGTAAGCCAGTCCTGCCCGTATTGCAGGAAATACTTCAATATCTGTAGCTCGGCTTTTGTCAGGTTCAATCCGCATTTTATTACAGCTTCTATCTCAAACTCTTTACAGGCAAAGTCAACCATTTGATACCTCCAATATTCAACAGTACTGCAATAATCTATCAGTGTATATAAGTGATTTCAAGTACTGAAAAAAACTGCAAAAAAGCAGAAGTACTCATATGTAAAAAAAATAAAGAGAAAAGATCAGGAACTTCCAATAAGGCGGTTTATCTCTTCACTGCCAATAATTCCAATAATTCGATTTGAATCATCAACTACAGGAAGCGCAGAAATATTGTGCAGCTCCATTTTCTTTGCAGCACTTTCAATATCCTCATCTCCCTTTGCCGTGATAACGTCCCTGACCATTATTTTGTCAAGAGAGTTACATTTCAGTGCAACAGCTTTTGAAATATCCCAGGATGTCACAATTCCCGTGATAACATTCTCATCATCCACAACCGGCAGATGAGTGATACCGTTCTCAAACATGACCTGTGCTGTTTCCTCAATGCTGAGTCCGTTCCTGATGGTCTTGATGTCTCTTTTCATGATATCAGAAACATGTGTGTGAGAAAGGAAGTTACCGATAATATAACCCAGTTGTCCCGATTCCAGCAGGAAAGCATCGTGTCCGTAATTGGACTCTATTTCCCTGTATGTCACATCAATATCATTAGCACTCAATGCGGAAACCACTTCTCTTGACTGGTAAGGTGGAAAAAGCCAGTCAGAGCTTACAGCTACGATCAAAAACTTTGCCCTCGCATTTCTCATTCCTTCGATCAGTGAACCATTGACTGCCAGATCAAAGTAGTCCAGCGCCTTTGTAATGTAAAGATAGGAGTTCGCATCGAATCTCTTTGTGAAGGACTGTCCCTGATAATGCAGGTAGCTCTCGACCTGGAAATCAAAATCAAGGTTGTAATCCAGTTTCTGCTTATCCTGAAGCCGTCTTCCGAACTTCTGGTGCATGGAATCATCACTCAGGTAGGTTATGTGTCCTATCATCCGTGCCAGTGCAAGTCCATGAATGGGTGCGTTGCCGGAGTAGTAATCTCCATTGTTCCAGTCCGGATCGGACAGTATCGCCATTCTTCCGACCTCGTTGAATGCTATCTGCTGAGGTGATGAGCGTGCTGTACTTGCAATAACAATAGCTTTTCCTACGCAGTCAGGGTATGTCACTGACCACTGGAGGACCTGAGTTCCTCCCATGGAGCCGCCGATCACAGCAAAGAGTTTCTTTATTCCAAGGTGGTCAACAAGCTCCTTCTGGGCTTTCACCATGTCTTTAATAGTAATGAAAGGGAACGAAGTCCCGTATTCCTTCCCGGTTTCAGGGTTTATGCAGGATGGTCCGGTCGAGCCTTTACATCCTCCAAGGACATTGGAACATATTACAAAATACCTGTCAGTATCAATGACCTTTCCGGGACCAATGAGCACATCCCACCATCCGGCTTTGCTTTCGCCACCATGAAGTCCTGCTGCGTGTGCATCTCCGGTCAGTGCATGACAAATGAGAATTCCATTGCTCTTTTCGGGATTCAGTTTTCCATAGGTCTCATAAGCTACACGTACATTCTTCAGCTTTTTTCCACTATCAAGCACCAGCTCATCAGGAAGATTGAAGACTCTGGTCTCTACAATTCCTACTGATTCTCTCTTCATAGTCCCTGCGACCTTTTAAGCGCCTGGTCAATATCAGCTATCAGGTCTTGCACATCTTCAAGTCCAACAGACATGCGGATGAAATCCTCGGTAACTCCGGTTGACAGTCTTTCCTCGGCGGTCAACTGTTGATGTGTTGTGGATGCAGGATGGATGACAAGTGTCTTTGCATCACCGATGTTTGCAAGGTGTGATAGCAGTTCAACACTGTCAATGAACTTCTTTCCCGCTTCAAGACCGCCTTTTATTCCAAATCCAAGGATTGCACCATATTTTCCTTTCAGGTATTTTGTTGCAAGTTCATGGCTAGGATGACCTTCAAGTCCCGGATAGTTCACCCACTCAACAGCAGGATGATCGTTCAGGAATTCAGCAACCTTGAGCGCATTACTGCTATGTCTTTCAACCCTGAGTGGAAGCGTTTCCAGTCCCTGAAGCAGCAGGAATGAATTGAAAGGACTGAGTGCGGGTCCAAGATCACGCAAAAGGTGAACTCTCATCTTGATAATGAATGCAATGTTCCCAATTTCAGGAACATCGCCGAATGCTTCCCAGTATCTAAGTCCGTGGTAACCGGGGTCAGGTTCAGTGAGTCCCGGGAATTTTCCATTGTCCCAGTTGAACTTACCTGAATCAACAATAACTCCGCCTATTGTTGTTCCGTGTCCTCCAAGGAACTTGGTTGCAGAGAGCACCACAATATCAGCACCAAGGTCTATCGGTTTTACAATGCCGATTCCCACAGTGTTGTCAACTATAAGTGGAATTCCCGCTTCACGTGCTATCTTTGATATTTCCTCAAGGTTTGGAACATCAAGTTTAGGATTTCCGATTATCTCTGTGTAGATCGCCTTTGTTTTTTCGGTGATTGCTTTTCTGAACTCTTCAGGTTTTGTAGAGTCAACAAAGACAACTTTTCTTGCAAGGTTTTTGAATGTGTTATTGAATAACTGGTAAGTTCCACCGTAGAGGTTGTTGGCTGCAACGATCTCATCGCCCGGACCGGTCACACCAAGTGTTGCGAGAGTGATGGCGGACATCCCAGAGGAAACTGCAAGTGCACCTGTGCCGCCTTCTATGGCAGCAACTCTCTTTTCAAGCACATCGGTGGTTGGGTTCATGAGCCTGGTATAGATGTTACCGGATTCTTTCAGTCCGAAAAGGTTGGCTGCATGTTCTGAGTCCTTAAAAGTGTACGATGCTGTCTGGTAGATAGGAACTGCACGTGACCCGGTTACCGGATCAGGTTCCTGGCCTGCATGTAATGCCAGGGTATTTGGTCCATAGTTCTTTTTGTTCATCTTGTTTCCTCTGGATCTTTATGTGCTTTAGTTTTGCACTATTTTGTGATGTACAGGATATAATATATAGTTTTGCATAATTCACTTTGTGAACATTACTACTAGTTATATACGTGATTCTTTATTTTCACAAAAAAAAGTGGTATTAATAAACAAAGCAATCACCCGCCGAAGGCGGCACATTCCGATGATTCCATACAGAACAATACAGAATAATAGTCATTGGGTAATTACAGTTATACGGATATTTATGCAGACAATTCTACCGAAGTACTGAGAAGAAAATACCAGCTATTTGCAGAGTTTTTTGTTTATTCTGATGGGAAAGCGCCGGCTTCGCCGGAACTTCCGTTGCTTTTGAATTCACTCATGAAAGATGATAGATCACGATCCATCAGGTAAGCCAGAGAAAAATATATCCGAGAGGCATCTATTCCAGCAATTCAGCCGGAAAGCTTCCATTATCATTTTCAGGATAAACAACGACCTTCGCTTCAGGATTTAGTTTCTTTATCAGTTTTCTGACAGCACCGGAGTGCTCAGCAGTATCCAGCCAGGTTTTACCAATACAAACGATCTCTGCACCAGATGTTTGTTTCCTGACATACTCTGTAAGCTGGTCATCTTCTGTTTCAAATTCCGGTGAGTCGATAAGCACAACAGAAGGCAGAAGCTTCACATCATTGAGTTCCATTCTTTCAAGATCGGCTTTCAGTTTGTGAGGAAGCACCGTTTCCTCGGCTTCAATGAACACAGTGTCCGGGTTGAAGTCCTCCTGTATCATGAGGAGATTACTCCTGATGTCAGTGTCAAGGGAGCATGGAATGCACACACTGTTGACTTCCCTTGTTTTAATTCCAAGTTCAGTGAGCGTTCTCTCATCATAATCCACTTCACCGGTTTCCTGAACTATGACACCGATCTTCTCTCCCTGATTATTGAGATATTTTGCAAGCTTTAGAATAAGAGTTGTCTTGCCACTGCCTGTAGCTCCGCCTATAATGCTGACTTTCATAAAATACACTCCACAAAGATATTGAAAAGTAACATCCTTGAAGCTTACGGTTTAGGTGAGTGGGAGTGGTGCTGGGACTTTGGCCTGCAAAGACCTCTTCTCATAGGACTTTTATATTCGGTCTTTTCCTTTTTGATCGGATATACAGGTATCTTGAAAATGAACTTACTGCCCTTACCAGTTTCACTCTCAACACGTATGCAGCCATTATGCATTTTCAGGTATTCCCTGACAAGCACAAGTCCAAGTCCGGCTCCTCCGTATCTTCTGGTATTGGAGCCGTCCACCTGTACAAAGGCATCGAATATCCTTTCCCTGTCCTCTTCAGCAATACCGATTCCCGTGTCCTGGACCGAGACTTCAAGATCATCATCTCTCCTGTTCATGACAACAATAATATTACCTTCTTCAGGTGTGAATTTGAGAGCATTTTCTATGAGATTGTAGAGTATTTCCCTGAACTTGTCAACATCGGCAGTTATGGTGCCAATGTCCCTGTCAACACTCATGCTTGTCCTGATATTCTTTTTTCTGGCAAGCATTTGAATGGATTCCATTACATTTTCAGCAACCAAAACAGGATCGAAATTTGAGAAATTAAGAGTTAGGCCATCTGATTCTATCTTTGAAAGGTCAAGTACATGGTTGATAAGACTCAAAAGCCTGTGACCTTCATTGTTCATAAGGCGAAGATACTTTTCCTGTTCAGCGCTGACCTGTCCAAGACTTCCATCCAGAAGCACACCTGAAAAACCGATGATAGAGTTAAGTGGTGTCCTAAGTTCATGGTTCATGTTTGCAAGCAATTCATTTTTGCAGCGGTTAGCTTCCTCGGCAGCTATCCTTGCAAGCAACATCTGCTCCTCTGTCTTTTTCCTCTCTGTGATGTCAACAAGGGTTCCGATAGCCCAGTGCTTGCCGCTTTTCAGGTTAAAGGTATTTCCTTTTGCAAGTACCCAGATCCAGTCACCATCTTTTGATGCCATTCTTATTTCAAAACTAAATGGGTTCCCGTTCTCAACGCAATCTATTATCTCAGGAATAACCTGTTTTCTGTCATCAGGATGCATCAGTTTACCCCATGCATCAATTGACATGGGGAACTCGTCATCCTCATATCCAAGCATGGTGTATGACTTTGGGTTAAAATAGAAATCATCCTGGTCAAGATCCCAGACCCAGAATCCGTGTTCTGATACCATCAGTGCAAGTTCAAGTCTTTCTTCACTTTCTTTCAGGGCATTCTCAGCATGCACTCTTTTGGTAATATCCCTTGATGTACCCTGTATAGAAACAGGTGCCCCGTTCTCATCAAAAATTATTTTACCCATAATTTCCACAGGCACAGAATTTCCCTTTTTGTCAAGCATTTCTACCTGAAAAAGAATACCTTCGGTGCTTGGAGCATTTTCCATTCCAATGCTTACGTATTTCAGCATTTTCATGAAATTCTCTTCATCACAGTGGTCTTGTAGATTTGATCCAACCCACTCTTCCGGAAAATAACCAAGTATGTCGTGAATTGCGTAGTTCGAGTAAGTGAATACGAGGTCCATCCCCATGGACCAGATACAATCCATGGTATTTTCAGCAAGCAGACGATACATCTTCTCGCTGGTTTCCAGTGCTTCATCTGCCTTTTTTTTCTCTGTGAAATCAACGAGTGAACCCATGTAAGAGATTACTTTCCCATCTTCATCCATGATCCTTGATGCGGATAACAGTACAGGGAATTCAGAACCATCTTTTCTCTGTGCATTGAATTCAGATTTAAAAGCGTGCTTCTGGAGTTCTTCCAGTATCCATTCTCCATCTTTTTCAGATGTTACAAAATCTTTAACGCTTTTGCCAATAACTTCTTCTCTGCTGGCATAGCCCCACATTTGACAGGCTGAATGGTTTGCATATGTAAGCTCTCCATTAAGACCAACAAGTACAATTCCGTCAATATCGGATTCAATAGCCTGGTCTTTTATCCTGAGTTCATTTTCAGCTTCCACTTCTTTGGTGATGTCAAATGTGTATCCTACCATTCCAACAGGGTTCCCTGCTCCGTCCTTTACCAGCCAAAGCGAGAGTGATCCGATGAAGATTTTTCCTCCTTTGCGCAATAACCGGGTTTGTATCTGGTTGTATCCTTTTGCAAGCAAAGGCTCAATTATATTATTTTGAAGTATATCCTGGTCCTCTTCCAGGTAGACCAGAGAAATATTCTGCCCCAGCGCTTCATCAGATGCGTATCCGAATATTCTTTCTGCACCTTTGTTCCAGCTTGTTATTGTTCCTTCAAGCGTGGTGGATATCACAGAGAATGGGGATTGCTGGACTATCTCTGACATGGATCTCAGGGCATCCATAGCTATTTTCTTTTCAACAAGTGCATTTTTAACATCAATGGCTTCCTTTATGGCAAATGGCAGCCTGCTGATACGTTCCTTTAAAATATAATCAGTAGCACCTGCCTTCATGGCTTCGACTGCTATTTCCTCGTTCATGGAACCTGTAAGAATGATAAAGGGTATGTTGCTGTTATATGTAAGTGCAAGTTCCAGTGCACGCATGCCGTCAAATTCCGGCAGCATGTAATCTGATATGACTACGTCGGGTTTGAATTCGTATAATCCTTTTATAAATTCGCTTTCGTCCTCTGCAAGAAAAGATTCAAAACCAATCCCACTGCTTTTAATTTTTCTCTTTGCAAGTTCCAGGTCTTCAGGTACGTCTTCTACAAACAGAATCTTTAAAGCCTGACTGTCAGTCATCTGGTCCCCCTGTCAGTAAGTATGCCATGAAATTATGTTCCCTTTTTTATCCATGCTATAACGTGGCAATTGTTACACATATACTATGTTAACTACATATTAATAAACTTACAGGTTTCATTATAAAAAATAGTCAAAAATAGAAAAAAGAAAGAAGTAATGTTACAGGAAATCAGGCTTCATGGCTGAGTTCTTTTTCCTGTTGCTTCATTTCCTTTATTTCTTTAATTCTTCGAAGAGTTACTTCACCAAGGAAGATTATCAGGGCTGCTATCAGGAAGTATATCTTCTGACTGACACTGTCCTTTACCAGTTTTTCAGAATTCTCCTGCGCCTCCTCAAAAATTCCTGATCTTGCTTCGGTTACTGAAGTATAGATGCTGCCACCATTGGCAGCTATCAGGGAAGGCATATCTTCATTAAGTCCCATGTTCCTGTATTCAAGAGCATAGTTAACTGCCACCGGATAACCTGAAAGGTAGTGCATTCCTATTGAATCCGGTTCTATAACAGCTTCATAGACATTGGTTCCGGTAAGTGACAGGTCAAGTGACTCCCCATCAAGCTTCAGGGTTGGAATTCCTTCATCATACATTGTAAGTTCAATTGTCACAGGAGTTCCATACCATGTATCAGGTGCTTCAACAACAGCTCCAGTTTCCTCGACTGGATTTCCAATAGCCCAGTTAACAGTTGATGAAATGAGCTTAGAATTGTTTCCTGAATAAAGCTCCGTTGCCCACATATTGTCGCCACCAAGTCCGTTATCGGTAGTTATGGCGGCTACTCTTCCAAGTCCGTATCTCCAGGTAGTTAGTATTGGCTTACCTGTACTTGTTATAATAAGTCTGTCAGCTCCGGCTTTCGGAGTGACATCATTGTAACCTGTGACACTGCCTTCAATATCAATGTTCTTTGTGATGAAGTGCTTGGAGTTAAGCTCTATCAGGGGGAACTCACCGAGTTCAGTTTCTTCTTCAAAGTCAGGCTCATCTTCATCGGCAGTTCCAAAATCAATATTTACAGTGAAAGTATCTTCAACAAGATAATATCCATCAGTTTGACCTATTTGCGACATAAATAATTCCGCGTAATAGTCTCCATTTGAGTCTTTCTGGAAATTTGTATCTTGTGAATAATCATGTATAAATATAAAGTCAACACCATTTTCATGCATTCTGGATGCAATTTCGACGCTGTCACTATAGATTTGAGAGTTATATCCAATTCCTCCGTCCGAGAGAATTATAACCAGGGCTTTCCCGCCTTTTTGGTTCAGTTCTTCCTCTGCATATGACAGGGCTTTTTCTATGTGTGATGTATCTATAATAGGTGGTTCTAAACGCGAAACTATGTCCATTAAATCTTCTCTATCATTCTCATTAGACAGTGTAACGAATCCATTTGATACATCCTGTGCACTATCACTAAATGTAATAACTGATAGGTCTGAATCACGGAGATCTTCATTATCAATAATACTGTTTGCCATAGATAATACTTCATCTAGTTCACGGGTTTGTAAGTATGATTTTGATTCATTTTTTGCCACATCTTGTGCTGCAAGACTACTTGAGAGATCAATAATCAGACCAATGCTTCTTCCGCCTGTCCAGTCTGTTGGTTCTGAGCGAATAGGCAGTATCTCTTCAATGGATGAATTAAGATAGTCACCGAAGTTGTAGGAGCTGTCACCGCCAACCACAACGATACCTTTTCCATCGTTGAGGAAGCTTTTCAGTTCTTCTACTTCGCTCTCG
The sequence above is a segment of the uncultured Methanolobus sp. genome. Coding sequences within it:
- a CDS encoding DUF2115 domain-containing protein, which produces MNTRELLIRLQKDSRSISNADISLARAYAMEAVENVPEPYKTIYSADYFVFLYESFLEIRKCRPDEIVIQEIDSADYEAALSSIKEKNDTNDRKSDAMNRFISIVHIYLTFIVKKPLHPVGMIFPGGLKITEDGTFYYCPVKDKQTDTGISFCEFCICKDSEESKE
- a CDS encoding 4Fe-4S binding protein, with protein sequence MLKITPYLGILVVIVSIAGLWFPLLGYFLLLVFATLLITSISRGRWFCGNLCPRGSFNDFWVGKISRSQKIPKILRSYWVRIPIFMLMMGFMGYRLLSTKGLINQIGMVFVIMCLVTTSIALVAGTTFSPRTWCTFCPMGTVQNIIGGSKYQLQTDDSKCVDCNKCEKVCPMQLDVHTNNEKPDCIKCGRCITACPTKALSFKA
- a CDS encoding HTH domain-containing protein, with product MVDFACKEFEIEAVIKCGLNLTKAELQILKYFLQYGQDWLTTEKIAEELELNLSTVQRSVKKLYERKILIRSQNNMDGGGYFFVYKIRSKKDIHELIMEIVNSWVKRVDSELQSWADENQ
- a CDS encoding homoserine O-acetyltransferase encodes the protein MKRESVGIVETRVFNLPDELVLDSGKKLKNVRVAYETYGKLNPEKSNGILICHALTGDAHAAGLHGGESKAGWWDVLIGPGKVIDTDRYFVICSNVLGGCKGSTGPSCINPETGKEYGTSFPFITIKDMVKAQKELVDHLGIKKLFAVIGGSMGGTQVLQWSVTYPDCVGKAIVIASTARSSPQQIAFNEVGRMAILSDPDWNNGDYYSGNAPIHGLALARMIGHITYLSDDSMHQKFGRRLQDKQKLDYNLDFDFQVESYLHYQGQSFTKRFDANSYLYITKALDYFDLAVNGSLIEGMRNARAKFLIVAVSSDWLFPPYQSREVVSALSANDIDVTYREIESNYGHDAFLLESGQLGYIIGNFLSHTHVSDIMKRDIKTIRNGLSIEETAQVMFENGITHLPVVDDENVITGIVTSWDISKAVALKCNSLDKIMVRDVITAKGDEDIESAAKKMELHNISALPVVDDSNRIIGIIGSEEINRLIGSS
- a CDS encoding O-acetylhomoserine aminocarboxypropyltransferase/cysteine synthase family protein yields the protein MNKKNYGPNTLALHAGQEPDPVTGSRAVPIYQTASYTFKDSEHAANLFGLKESGNIYTRLMNPTTDVLEKRVAAIEGGTGALAVSSGMSAITLATLGVTGPGDEIVAANNLYGGTYQLFNNTFKNLARKVVFVDSTKPEEFRKAITEKTKAIYTEIIGNPKLDVPNLEEISKIAREAGIPLIVDNTVGIGIVKPIDLGADIVVLSATKFLGGHGTTIGGVIVDSGKFNWDNGKFPGLTEPDPGYHGLRYWEAFGDVPEIGNIAFIIKMRVHLLRDLGPALSPFNSFLLLQGLETLPLRVERHSSNALKVAEFLNDHPAVEWVNYPGLEGHPSHELATKYLKGKYGAILGFGIKGGLEAGKKFIDSVELLSHLANIGDAKTLVIHPASTTHQQLTAEERLSTGVTEDFIRMSVGLEDVQDLIADIDQALKRSQGL
- a CDS encoding GTP-binding protein, coding for MKVSIIGGATGSGKTTLILKLAKYLNNQGEKIGVIVQETGEVDYDERTLTELGIKTREVNSVCIPCSLDTDIRSNLLMIQEDFNPDTVFIEAEETVLPHKLKADLERMELNDVKLLPSVVLIDSPEFETEDDQLTEYVRKQTSGAEIVCIGKTWLDTAEHSGAVRKLIKKLNPEAKVVVYPENDNGSFPAELLE
- a CDS encoding PAS domain S-box protein, whose translation is MTDSQALKILFVEDVPEDLELAKRKIKSSGIGFESFLAEDESEFIKGLYEFKPDVVISDYMLPEFDGMRALELALTYNSNIPFIILTGSMNEEIAVEAMKAGATDYILKERISRLPFAIKEAIDVKNALVEKKIAMDALRSMSEIVQQSPFSVISTTLEGTITSWNKGAERIFGYASDEALGQNISLVYLEEDQDILQNNIIEPLLAKGYNQIQTRLLRKGGKIFIGSLSLWLVKDGAGNPVGMVGYTFDITKEVEAENELRIKDQAIESDIDGIVLVGLNGELTYANHSACQMWGYASREEVIGKSVKDFVTSEKDGEWILEELQKHAFKSEFNAQRKDGSEFPVLLSASRIMDEDGKVISYMGSLVDFTEKKKADEALETSEKMYRLLAENTMDCIWSMGMDLVFTYSNYAIHDILGYFPEEWVGSNLQDHCDEENFMKMLKYVSIGMENAPSTEGILFQVEMLDKKGNSVPVEIMGKIIFDENGAPVSIQGTSRDITKRVHAENALKESEERLELALMVSEHGFWVWDLDQDDFYFNPKSYTMLGYEDDEFPMSIDAWGKLMHPDDRKQVIPEIIDCVENGNPFSFEIRMASKDGDWIWVLAKGNTFNLKSGKHWAIGTLVDITERKKTEEQMLLARIAAEEANRCKNELLANMNHELRTPLNSIIGFSGVLLDGSLGQVSAEQEKYLRLMNNEGHRLLSLINHVLDLSKIESDGLTLNFSNFDPVLVAENVMESIQMLARKKNIRTSMSVDRDIGTITADVDKFREILYNLIENALKFTPEEGNIIVVMNRRDDDLEVSVQDTGIGIAEEDRERIFDAFVQVDGSNTRRYGGAGLGLVLVREYLKMHNGCIRVESETGKGSKFIFKIPVYPIKKEKTEYKSPMRRGLCRPKSQHHSHSPKP
- a CDS encoding VWA domain-containing protein encodes the protein MVSFANPEMFWLIVPVLIAGLYLLKKGTKKGLIISRIVVAILLITALASPFILVASVTSDDNPNIVIISDETDSMEIFSNGSATDLYEALTAKTPTSIVRLTGDSTALGDAIVQYATGDNQIVLVSDGNSNTGEDVETALQFAKEMGTTVYYVQPEVEYNDISVEIEGDKTVVRNNDNQFNIVVTQAMEQSISYKYELYSDDTLISSRTITQTERTKTIPITQVTFKTLGAHTLRAEIIPSSFDFDPINNEFYKAVYAIPKPKIRTIGLDVNSPLADILLNLYDVSRTGELANIDSRKAIIIDNTHANTFSESEVEELKSFLNDGKGIVVVGGDSSYNFGDYLNSSIEEILPIRSEPTDWTGGRSIGLIIDLSSSLAAQDVAKNESKSYLQTRELDEVLSMANSIIDNEDLRDSDLSVITFSDSAQDVSNGFVTLSNENDREDLMDIVSRLEPPIIDTSHIEKALSYAEEELNQKGGKALVIILSDGGIGYNSQIYSDSVEIASRMHENGVDFIFIHDYSQDTNFQKDSNGDYYAELFMSQIGQTDGYYLVEDTFTVNIDFGTADEDEPDFEEETELGEFPLIELNSKHFITKNIDIEGSVTGYNDVTPKAGADRLIITSTGKPILTTWRYGLGRVAAITTDNGLGGDNMWATELYSGNNSKLISSTVNWAIGNPVEETGAVVEAPDTWYGTPVTIELTMYDEGIPTLKLDGESLDLSLTGTNVYEAVIEPDSIGMHYLSGYPVAVNYALEYRNMGLNEDMPSLIAANGGSIYTSVTEARSGIFEEAQENSEKLVKDSVSQKIYFLIAALIIFLGEVTLRRIKEIKEMKQQEKELSHEA